The Phaeobacter gallaeciensis DSM 26640 genomic sequence CGCCCCACAAGTGTTCGACGCGGTGTTGAAGACGTTTTTCGATGGCACCCCCTGCCCACTCACCTGTGATGCGCTTCGCTGACAGTTGACGCGACCTCCCCTTTGGTCACCCTTGCCCGCTGACACTCCGGTGCCTAACCCTTGGCACAACGAGAGACACCGAGGGGGACATCATGGCACTACAACCACTGGCAGAAGGCATCCGCGCTGGTCTGACCGGGAAAAGCTTTGACGGATCACTGAAATTCGACTGTGGCGATGACGGTGTCATCGTCCTTGCGGATGGCGATGCTTCAATGGAAAATCGCGATACTGACTGCACCATTCGTATCAGCACCGAAAATCTAAAAAAGCTGCTGACCGGGAAATTGAACCCGATGACCGGCGTGATGATGGGTAAGCTGAAAATTTCAGGTGACATGGGCGTGGCAATGAAGCTGGGCAAACTGATCAGCTAAGCGAAACGCACTCGATAGCTGTCACCTTTCCGAAAATACTCCGGGGGTGAAGCGCCAGAGGCGCGAGGGGGCAGCGCCCCCTACGCGATCAGATTTTCTGCGCTTTCAACCGGTCATAATAGGGCATAGCGGCGTCCAAAACCGGCTGCAAATTTGCAGGCACGTCAGGCAACGGCCCCTCGGGTCCTGCAAATTTGGTCGACTGCCAGACAGACCCATACCAATGCGCAGCCCAGATCCCGTCGTCCTTATGTCCGCCCATTGGCCATGACAGCATCTTGGGGGAAAACGGGACACCCAGGCTCTCGCAGAGCCGCTCCAATACCGCTGCGGGATCGCTGCGGATATCATCGCTCTCCACCACCACGGGCGACTGACCCCAGCGTGTCACCAGATCAAACAACTCCGCCTGCTGGCGAAATCCGATATCATCCAGCGTCGGGTTCTCCCGTTTTTCAGCATATGAGGCAATGACTCGCGCCGGATGGCGTATCAGAAACACATTTGTGACCTCCCGCATCCAGTCGCGCGGCACCCCGTCTATCATATGCTGGGTCATATGTTTTTGATAGAAAAACGGTTTTGCAGCGGGCACCGGCCCCAGCAGAGATGCCGCAACAACCTCGGCATCCCTCGGCTGGCTCTCCAGGATTTCAGCCCGCATGGGATGTTCCAGGCCGGTCTGCGCCAGATAGGCAGCATAGAACGGCTCATCCACCACAGCGCAATCGCCACGGTTGCCAAAGGCATACATCATTGCGGTCGACAGGTTGCGTGGCCCAGACCACATGGCAATCCGCATCAGGCACACTCCTGCGCGATCAGATCCTTGTACAGCGCGCGGATACGCTTGGTCACCGGCCCCATCTCGCCATCACCAATCCGCCGCCCATCGATATCACCCACCGGTGTTTGTGCCCCAAAGGTGCCGGTCAGAAACGCCTCATCCGCACCATAGGTATCCACAAGGGAGTAGTTACGCTCAAACACCGGAATGTCATTGGCGCGGCACAGATCGATGACCTTCTGCCGGGTGATCCCGTTCATGCAATAATCCCCGGTGGAGGTCCAAACTGCCCCCTTGCGCACGATAAAGAAATTGCAGGCATTGGTCGTATTCACAAACCCGTTCACGTCCAGCATCAGCCCCTCATCGGCGCCCGCTTTCTCTGCCGCGATACAGGCCAGAATGCAGTTCAGCTTGGAATGTGAATTCAGCTTCGGATCCTGTGTCATCGGCAGCCCGCGCAGATGCGGCACTGTCGCCAGCCGGATCGGGCGCGGCAGGTTCGGGCGCGAATGCTCCATGATAATGGTGAACGTTGGTCCCTGCTGCGACAGCGATGGGTGCTGGAACGGGCGGGACTTTACCCCCCGCGTCACCATCAGACGCGCATGGGCATCGCTGGTCATATCATTGGCGTTTTGCGTGTCTAACACGGCTTGTTTGACCTGATCCCGGTCCATCCCGATGTCCAGATCGATAGTCTTCGCAGCCTCGAACAGCCGGTCGAGGTGTTCATCAATAAACGCCCAGGTCCCGTTATAGAGCCGCAGCCCCTCCCAGACACCATCCCCCAGCATGAAACCACTGTCATAGACGCTGACCTTGGCCTCGGCTTTGGGAACAATCTCACCGTTCAGATAGATCAGGATTTCTTCGTTGCGCTGATCTTCCTGCGCTTGATGCGTGCTCATTTTTTCGGTCATCTGCTCCTCCTGCGAGGCGCACGCTAGAAGGATTGGATCCTATTTCCAAGCGGTAACTTCCCGTCACCAAGCCGTGACAAACCATGTCATGTGATTGAGCCTGAACAACCCTCGGGCCAATGTAGCGCAACGATGGAGGCGATGATGCGTTCGACAAACACCGCAAGACCAATTGTCCTGACCCTGTTCATGCTGCTGGCCGTAGCGCTGAAGGGGCATCAAGCTCATGCCCAGAATGTTGAGACACTAACCGTCGCCGGCGGCTGTTTCTGGTGTGTTGAGAGTGATTTTGAAAGCGTGACCGGCGTGCTCTCGGCAGTATCCGGCTATACCGGCGGCAGCACCAAATCACCGACCTACAAACAGGTCACCGCAGGCGGCACCGGTCACTATGAAGCGGTCCAGATCCGGTTTGACCCGACCAAGGTGACACGCAAGCAGCTGTTGTCGATGTTCCTGCGCTCCGTTGATCCCACTGACGCGGGTGGTCAGTTCTGTGATCGCGGCGACAGTTATAGAACGGCTATTTTTACTGCCGACGCAGACCAGAGATCTATTGCCAAGACTGCGAAGGCCGAGGCGCAGTCCGCACTTGGCCAGACTATCGTAACGCCAATCCTGCCAGCAACGGCCTTCTACCCGGCCGAAGCCTACCATCAGGACTACTACAAGGGTCGCAAACTGGTTCTCACGCGCTTTGGCCCCAAACGTCAGTCAGAAGCCTATAAGCGCTATCGCAAAGCCTGCGGGCGGGACGCCCGTGTGTTGCAGCTTTGGGGGGATGCAGCGCCTTTTGCGAAGGGGCATTAACAACGCACTTAAGGCGATTGAAATGAAGAAGGCGCGGATGATACCGCGCCTTTTCCTATGCGGACCCCGTTGGCAGGATCAAAAACTTGTGTCCTGAACCTCTTTCAGATCAGGGATCACATCGGCGGTGCCCTTACGCGTCACCATCAATGCAGCGGCGCGATTGGCCTGCGCCAATGCCTGCGCCATCGGCAGTCCACGATCCAGACCAGACAGCACATAGCCGGTGAAGGTATCACCAGCCCCTGTTGTATCAACCGGGACAACGGAATGCGCCGCGACATCATGGGTAGTCCCTGCCATGGTGTCGTAGTGGCGCGCGCCCTTGGCGCCCAGCGTCACAATCACATCCGCAACGCCCAGCGCCTCGGGTGTCTTGCCTGTCGCCTCACGCAGCTGTTCGGCCTCAACCTCATTCAGGAACAGATAGTCGAGATAGGGCAGAACCGCCTGAACGGCTCCTGCGTCAAACGGGGCCGCTGCATAAGCCACCTTCAACCCCAGATCACGCCCCATTTGGGCTGCCTCAGCCTGCATATTGGTTTCGTTTTGCATCACAAGGATATCGCCCGCACTGGCGGTAGACAGCGCTGCACCAATCTGATCGTCGCTGATCTCACGGTTTGCTCCGGGGAACAGGATGATCTGGTTCTCACCCGAAGGATCCACGGCGATGATCGCATGACCGGTCGGCACCTCCAGCTGTGCGATATGGCGCGTATCGACCCCATATTCCAAAAGACGTGTGACAGCCCAGGTCCCCTCTGGCCCAACGGCGCCCAAGTGACAGACATGGCTGCCAGCACGCGCAGCCGCAACCGACATATTGGCCCCCTTGCCGCCCAGAAACTGCTCCAGCCCCGTCGCCGCGAGGGTTTCCCCCGCGGTCGGCATATGAGGCAGCGCATAAATCATGTCGGCATTGATTGAGCCGAGATTCCAGATCGCCATGAGATCACCCGATATTACAGGCAGCCAGAACCGCCATGTTCAGAACGTCATTTGCCGTCGAGGTGGTCGAGCAGATCTGGATCGGCTTATCGACACCAGACAGGATCGGACCAACAACAGTTGCCCCACCCATTTCCTGCATCAGCTTGACCGAAATCGACGCGGAGTGGCGCGCGGGTACGATCAGGATATTGGCAGGACCGGTCAGGCGCTGGAAGGGATACGCCTCCTGCGCCTTGGCGTTCAGCGCAACATCCACGGTCATTTCGCCTTCATACTCGAAATCGACACCGCGCTGGTCCAGCACCGTGGGGGCGATATGCATCTTCTCCGCGCGCTCCGACACCGGATAGCCAAAGGTCGAGAAGCTGACAAACGCCACCCGCGGCTCAAGCCCCATGTGCCGGGCCACGCCTGCGGCATGTTCGGCGATATTGGCGAGGTCATTCTCATCCGGCCATTCGTGCACCAGCGTATCGCCTATCAGCACAATACGCCCCTTGTGCAGAAGCGCGGTCACCCCGGCCGAACCGTTCTTTGCATCGGCATCAAACACATGGTTGATCTGATCAAGCACATGCGCAGATTTCCGGGTGGCTCCGGTGACAAGACCGTCGCCATGACCATGCGCCAACATCAGCGCCGAGAACACATGACGGTCACGCCCAACCAGACGGTGAACATCCTTGCGATCAAAGCCTTTGCGGTTCAGCCGCTCATAGAGGAAATCCTTGTAGGTCTCGAAATGCTGGGTATTGGCCGCGTTGATAATCTCCAGCTCGCGCACCGCATCGCCCAGGCCCGCTGTTTCCAGCTTGCTGCGGACATCGTCCGGACGACCAACAACCAGCGCCTTGCCGAAGCCAGATCGCTGATACATCACCGCCGCCCGTAGAACGCGAGGGTCATCGCCCTCGGCAAAGATCATGCGCGACTGTGCGGCACGGGCACGGGCGTTCAGACCACGCAGGATCGACTGGGTCGGATCCATCCGGCCACGCAGCCCGTGTTCATAGGCATCCATGTCGATGATCGGACGGCGCGCAACACCTGTGTCCATCCCCACCTTTGCCACTGCCGGCGGGATCCGATGGATCAGACGCGGGTCAAACGGTGTCGGGATGATGTAATCCCGGCCAAAGGACAGCGATTTGCCGTAAGCCAGCGCCACCTCATCCGGCACATCTTCGCGTGCGAGCCGGGCAAGCGCATGGGCACAGGCGATTTTCATCTCGTCATTGATGGCCCGGGCGTGAATATCCAGCGCGCCACGGAACAGATACGGGAAGCCCAGAACATTATTGACCTGATTGGGGTAATCCGACCGACCGGTGGCCACAATCGCATCCACACGCACCTCGTGGGCCTCTTCCGGGGTGATCTCCGGATCCGGGTTTGCCATTGCAAAGATCACCGGATTGTCCGCCATGGATTTCACCATGTCCTGCGTCACTGCACCTTTGACCGATACGCCAAGGAACACATCCGCGTCCTTCATCGCCTCTTCCAGCGTGCGCAGATCCGTCTTGATCGCATGGGCAGATTTCCACTGGTTCATACCCTCGGTACGCCCCTGATAGATCACGCCCTTGGTGTCGCAGACGATGCAGTTATCATGCCGCGCGCCCATGGCTTTCAGCAGTTCAATACAGGCGATACCGGCAGCACCCGCACCATTCAGGACAATCTTTACATCCTCAATCTTCTTGCCGGAGATATGCAGCGCGTTGATCAACCCCGCGGCACAGATAACCGCCGTTCCGTGCTGATCATCGTGGAAGACAGGAATATCCATCTCTTCCTTCAGGCGCTGCTCAATGATGAAGCACTCCGGCGCCTTGATGTCCTCAAGATTGATCCCGCCAAACGTCGGCCCCATCAGGCGCACCGCCTTGATGAACTCATCCGGGTCTTCGGTATCCAGCTCAATATCGATCGAATTCACATCGGCAAACCGTTTGAACAGGACAGATTTGCCCTCCATCACCGGTTTGGAGCCCAGCGCCCCGAGATTTCCCAGACCCAGCACCGCAGTACCGTTGGAAATCACCGCAACCAGATTGCCCTTGTTCGTATAATCATAGGCGGTTTCGGGGTTCTCCGCGATCGCCTCGCAGGGCACCGCAACACCGGGGGAATAGGCCAGCGATAGATCCCGCTGCGTGGTCATCGGGACCGTTGCGTTGATCTCCCATTTACCGGGGGTCGGTTCCAGATGGAAGGCAAGCGCCTCTTCGTTGGTAATCTTCGCTTTGGGCATTGGCTTTGGGTGTCCTCTCACTGTCTCAAGCGTCATAGCCCAGCGCGCGCCTCTTCTCAACGAAGTTGCGTTTTCACCTTTCGTCGCAGTCGCCCGATTTGTAAGGTCGCGCCAAGGAAATCCCCCATTTCATGGAGCCGAACTTTGTCCACAGTCACGCCGATGATGGCCCAATACCTCGACATCAAGGCGCAGTACCCGGATGCCCTCTTGTTCTACCGCATGGGCGATTTCTACGAGATGTTCTTTGAGGACGCGGTGAATGCAGCCGAGGCCCTCGACATCGCGCTGACCAAACGCGGCAAACATGACGGCAATGACATCCCTATGTGTGGTGTCCCGGTCCATGCCGCCGAGGGCTATCTGTTGACCCTGATCCGCAAAGGGTTTCGCGTGGCCGTTGGTGAACAATTGGAAAGCCCAGCAGAGGCCAAGAAACGTGGCTCCAAATCCGTCGTGAAACGGGATGTCGTGCGACTGGTCACCCCCGGCACCATCACCGAAGATTCCCTGCTGGAGGCGCGCCGTCACAATTTCCTCACCGCTTACTGCGAGCTGCGCGACCAGTCCGCCCTCGCCTGGGCAGATATCTCCACCGGCGCGTTCCATGTGATGCCCGTCGCGTCCGTCCGGGTGTCCC encodes the following:
- a CDS encoding NADP-dependent malic enzyme, whose amino-acid sequence is MPKAKITNEEALAFHLEPTPGKWEINATVPMTTQRDLSLAYSPGVAVPCEAIAENPETAYDYTNKGNLVAVISNGTAVLGLGNLGALGSKPVMEGKSVLFKRFADVNSIDIELDTEDPDEFIKAVRLMGPTFGGINLEDIKAPECFIIEQRLKEEMDIPVFHDDQHGTAVICAAGLINALHISGKKIEDVKIVLNGAGAAGIACIELLKAMGARHDNCIVCDTKGVIYQGRTEGMNQWKSAHAIKTDLRTLEEAMKDADVFLGVSVKGAVTQDMVKSMADNPVIFAMANPDPEITPEEAHEVRVDAIVATGRSDYPNQVNNVLGFPYLFRGALDIHARAINDEMKIACAHALARLAREDVPDEVALAYGKSLSFGRDYIIPTPFDPRLIHRIPPAVAKVGMDTGVARRPIIDMDAYEHGLRGRMDPTQSILRGLNARARAAQSRMIFAEGDDPRVLRAAVMYQRSGFGKALVVGRPDDVRSKLETAGLGDAVRELEIINAANTQHFETYKDFLYERLNRKGFDRKDVHRLVGRDRHVFSALMLAHGHGDGLVTGATRKSAHVLDQINHVFDADAKNGSAGVTALLHKGRIVLIGDTLVHEWPDENDLANIAEHAAGVARHMGLEPRVAFVSFSTFGYPVSERAEKMHIAPTVLDQRGVDFEYEGEMTVDVALNAKAQEAYPFQRLTGPANILIVPARHSASISVKLMQEMGGATVVGPILSGVDKPIQICSTTSTANDVLNMAVLAACNIG
- a CDS encoding SCP2 sterol-binding domain-containing protein; this encodes MALQPLAEGIRAGLTGKSFDGSLKFDCGDDGVIVLADGDASMENRDTDCTIRISTENLKKLLTGKLNPMTGVMMGKLKISGDMGVAMKLGKLIS
- a CDS encoding sulfotransferase-like domain-containing protein is translated as MRIAMWSGPRNLSTAMMYAFGNRGDCAVVDEPFYAAYLAQTGLEHPMRAEILESQPRDAEVVAASLLGPVPAAKPFFYQKHMTQHMIDGVPRDWMREVTNVFLIRHPARVIASYAEKRENPTLDDIGFRQQAELFDLVTRWGQSPVVVESDDIRSDPAAVLERLCESLGVPFSPKMLSWPMGGHKDDGIWAAHWYGSVWQSTKFAGPEGPLPDVPANLQPVLDAAMPYYDRLKAQKI
- a CDS encoding ribokinase, which produces MAIWNLGSINADMIYALPHMPTAGETLAATGLEQFLGGKGANMSVAAARAGSHVCHLGAVGPEGTWAVTRLLEYGVDTRHIAQLEVPTGHAIIAVDPSGENQIILFPGANREISDDQIGAALSTASAGDILVMQNETNMQAEAAQMGRDLGLKVAYAAAPFDAGAVQAVLPYLDYLFLNEVEAEQLREATGKTPEALGVADVIVTLGAKGARHYDTMAGTTHDVAAHSVVPVDTTGAGDTFTGYVLSGLDRGLPMAQALAQANRAAALMVTRKGTADVIPDLKEVQDTSF
- the msrA gene encoding peptide-methionine (S)-S-oxide reductase MsrA, which translates into the protein MRSTNTARPIVLTLFMLLAVALKGHQAHAQNVETLTVAGGCFWCVESDFESVTGVLSAVSGYTGGSTKSPTYKQVTAGGTGHYEAVQIRFDPTKVTRKQLLSMFLRSVDPTDAGGQFCDRGDSYRTAIFTADADQRSIAKTAKAEAQSALGQTIVTPILPATAFYPAEAYHQDYYKGRKLVLTRFGPKRQSEAYKRYRKACGRDARVLQLWGDAAPFAKGH
- a CDS encoding D-amino acid aminotransferase, which produces MTEKMSTHQAQEDQRNEEILIYLNGEIVPKAEAKVSVYDSGFMLGDGVWEGLRLYNGTWAFIDEHLDRLFEAAKTIDLDIGMDRDQVKQAVLDTQNANDMTSDAHARLMVTRGVKSRPFQHPSLSQQGPTFTIIMEHSRPNLPRPIRLATVPHLRGLPMTQDPKLNSHSKLNCILACIAAEKAGADEGLMLDVNGFVNTTNACNFFIVRKGAVWTSTGDYCMNGITRQKVIDLCRANDIPVFERNYSLVDTYGADEAFLTGTFGAQTPVGDIDGRRIGDGEMGPVTKRIRALYKDLIAQECA